The Candidatus Binatia bacterium genome contains a region encoding:
- a CDS encoding CDP-alcohol phosphatidyltransferase family protein, protein MEAPDPNAAMFNIPNILTLARILAVPLFLSLLVEGQNDAALAVFIAAGITDAIDGMIARMWNLRTELGAHMDPLADKLLVVSSFIALGIMGLVPRPLMIVVITRDVVILGGFLLTAAVVGKSMEMAPSLSGKLTTFTQLLSVTLVLLDQATWCDIPHVWLNVVFVATGLASFVSGSGYVLRGMRWYAASGPEA, encoded by the coding sequence ATGGAAGCCCCCGATCCCAATGCTGCGATGTTCAACATCCCGAACATCCTGACGCTGGCGCGCATCCTGGCCGTGCCGCTGTTCCTCTCGCTGCTCGTCGAAGGACAGAACGACGCGGCGCTGGCGGTGTTCATCGCTGCCGGCATCACCGATGCGATCGACGGCATGATCGCGCGTATGTGGAACCTTCGCACCGAGCTCGGCGCGCACATGGATCCGCTTGCCGACAAGCTGCTCGTCGTCAGCTCCTTCATCGCGCTCGGGATCATGGGGCTGGTGCCGAGGCCGCTCATGATCGTCGTCATCACCCGCGACGTCGTGATCCTCGGAGGTTTCCTGCTGACGGCGGCCGTCGTCGGCAAGTCGATGGAGATGGCACCGTCCCTCTCGGGAAAGCTGACGACGTTCACGCAGCTGTTGTCCGTGACGCTGGTGCTGCTCGACCAGGCCACGTGGTGCGACATCCCGCACGTGTGGCTGAACGTCGTGTTCGTGGCCACGGGACTGGCCAGCTTCGTGTCGGGTAGCGGTTACGTGCTGCGCGGCATGCGT